The Trichomycterus rosablanca isolate fTriRos1 chromosome 22, fTriRos1.hap1, whole genome shotgun sequence genome has a window encoding:
- the drd5a gene encoding D(1) dopamine receptor: MQNRSDAEDEEGDGARPELALRVLTGCALSTLVLCTLFGNVLVCAAVLRFRHLRSKVTNTFIVSLAVSDLLVAVLVMPWKAVAEVAGFWPFGAFCDIWVTFDIMCSTASILNLCVISVDRYWAISSPFRYERKMTQRAAFVMIGITWTLSILISFIPIQLNWHKEAPLSSNRTVPAVMEENNCDSSLNREYAISSSLVSFYIPVAIMIVTYTRIYRIAQMQIGRIASLERAAEHAQSCRTNSRSHVCQHQHQHTTLKSSINRETKVLKTLSIIMGVFVCCWLPFFILNCMVPFCSRPSGSAHRSAGLPCVSETTFDVFVWFGWTNSSLNPVIYAFNAEFRRAFASLLGCRHLCTSTPVETINISNEFVSYNHDTLVHQEIADAYINIIPNMVQGTENDETFDRISQLSHQEDEEVTDSAEISLHTLSPFRNGIR; this comes from the coding sequence ATGCAGAACCGGAGCGATGCAGAAGACGAGGAGGGTGACGGCGCCCGGCCAGAGTTGGCGCTCCGGGTACTGACGGGATGCGCCCTCTCGACGCTGGTACTGTGCACACTTTTCGGGAATGTTCTGGTGTGTGCCGCCGTCCTGCGCTTCCGGCACCTGCGCTCCAAGGTCACCAACACCTTCATCGTGTCGCTGGCGGTCTCTGACCTGCTGGTGGCCGTGCTGGTGATGCCCTGGAAGGCGGTGGCAGAGGTCGCCGGGTTCTGGCCGTTCGGAGCGTTCTGCGACATCTGGGTAACTTTTGACATCATGTGCTCGACGGCGTCCATCCTGAACCTGTGTGTGATCAGCGTGGACCGGTACTGGGCTATATCCAGTCCGTTCCGCTACGAGCGCAAGATGACTCAGAGGGCGGCGTTCGTTATGATCGGCATCACGTGGACTCTTTCCATCCTCATCTCCTTTATACCCATCCAGCTGAACTGGCACAAAGAGGCGCCGCTGAGTTCCAACCGAACCGTTCCCGCCGTGATGGAGGAGAACAACTGTGATTCCAGCCTGAACCGCGAGTACGCCATCTCCTCCTCGCTCGTCAGCTTCTACATTCCTGTAGCAATCATGATCGTAACCTACACCCGCATCTACAGGATCGCTCAGATGCAGATCGGACGTATCGCTTCTCTGGAACGCGCGGCAGAACACGCACAGAGCTGCCGGACCAACAGCCGATCACACGTGTGCCAACACCAGCATCAGCACACCACGCTCAAAAGCTCCATCAACCGCGAGACCAAAGTGCTGAAGACGCTCTCCATCATCATGGGCGTCTTCGTCTGCTGCTGGCTCCCGTTCTTCATCCTCAACTGCATGGTTCCGTTCTGTTCCCGCCCGAGCGGCTCCGCCCACAGGAGCGCCGGGTTACCGTGCGTAAGCGAGACCACCTTCGACGTCTTCGTCTGGTTCGGCTGGACCAACTCCTCCCTGAACCCGGTGATCTACGCTTTTAACGCCGAGTTCCGCCGGGCGTTCGCCAGTCTGCTGGGCTGCCGGCATCTGTGCACAAGCACGCCGGTGGAAACCATCAACATCAGCAACGAGTTCGTCTCCTACAACCACGACACGCTGGTGCACCAGGAGATCGCCGACGCCTACAtcaacatcatccccaacatGGTGCAGGGCACCGAAAATGACGAGACCTTCGACCGGATCTCACAGCTCTCGCACCAAGAGGACGAGGAGGTTACGGACTCGGCAGAGATCAGCCTTCACACGCTCTCGCCCTTCAGGAACGGGATTCGCTGA